In Coregonus clupeaformis isolate EN_2021a chromosome 15, ASM2061545v1, whole genome shotgun sequence, one genomic interval encodes:
- the srek1 gene encoding splicing regulatory glutamine/lysine-rich protein 1 isoform X3, with protein MFSLSLEYWGYNTAVIEDAEGVCPATTCSNSSPCPTGKIPEEAKALSLLAPAAPLAVPAVPSLMPGAGLLPLPTPAPIQTPLSVPIVSLAALPAALDPSVSALAVTGAGGVSSSAQPPLMGNVDPSKVNEIRRTVYVGNLNSQTTTAEQLLEFFKQVGDVKFVRMAGDETQPTRFAFVEFADQDSVSRALTFNGVMFGDRPLKINHSNNAIVKPPELTPQAAAKELEDVMKRVREAQSTIAAIIVEPEEVKKRSSSRSRRSRRSRTRSRSHSRSRTRRKRSRSRHRSRLSQRSRPKVSESHVSRGIHKRLSRSRSRDRRKEREQRTRGKEDVSRIIEHRQKEKKDKTPPKSYSASRRSMSTSRGHRRKSRDRSRSPRRKARSPSPKRGRKDKKREKARDGSREKRERSNSRRKSSRDKEKIELKAKPMKVERDYDREKDYQSDREGSATPSEGVTSPCVHHNGSYNTNTEDDAASLADSTE; from the exons atgttctctctctctctagaataCTGGGGCTATAACACTGCAGTCATAGAGGACGCAGAAGGGGTGTGTCCTGCCACGACCTGCTCTAACTCCTCCCCTTGTCCCACAGGGAAGATCCCAGAAGAAGCCAAGGCCTTGTCTCTCTTGGCGCCTGCTGCCCCCCTTGCTGTTCCTGCTGTACCCAGCCTGATGCCAGGCGCCGGCCTGCTGCCCCTTCCCACCCCGGCCCCCATACAGACT CCGCTGAGTGTCCCCATAGTGAGCCTGGCGGCATTGCCGGCTGCCCTGGACCCTTCAGTGTCGGCCCTGGCTGTGACTGGAGCAGGTGGGGTGTCGTCCTCCGCCCAGCCCCCCCTCATGGGGAACGTGGATCCCTCCAAGGTGAACGAGATAAGGAGGACTGTCTACGTCGGCAACCTCAACTCGCAG ACCACTACTGCAGAGCAGCTGCTGGAATTCTTTAAGCAGGTGGGCGATGTCAAGTTTGTGCGCATGGCGGGGGACGAGACGCAGCCCACACGCTTCGCCTTTGTGGAGTTTGCCGACCAGGATTCAGTGTCCAGAGCGCTGACCTTTAACGGAGTCATGTTCGGGGACAGACCCTTGAA GATTAATCATTCCAACAATGCCATCGTGAAGCCCCCAGAGCTGACCCCTCAGGCTGCAGCCAAGGAGCTGGAGGACGTAATGAAGAGGGTCAGAGAGGCCCAGTCCACCATCGCCGCCATCATAGTAGAGCCAG AGGAGGTGAAGAAACGCTCATCCAGTCGCTCACGACGGTCCAGGAGATCCAGAACACGGTCACGATCGCATTCCCGCTCGAGAACGAGGAGGAAGCGGTCCCGTTCCAGGCACAG AAGCAGGCTCTCTCAGAGGTCGCGGCCCAAGGTCAGCGAGTCCCACGTCTCTCGGGGCATCCACAAGAGACTTTCGCGCTCCAGATCACG GGACAGGCGgaaagagagggagcagagaactAGAGGAAAGGAGGATGTCTCTCGGATTATAGAGCATAGGCAGAAGGAGAAAAAGGACAAAACACCTCCAAAAAGCTACAGTGCGTCCCGAAGGTCCATGAGCACGAGCAG GGGCCACAGAAGGAAGAGCAGGGATCGCTCTAGGAGTCCCAGAAGGAAAGCCAGGTCTCCGTCACCAAAGAG AGGGAGGAAAGACAAGAAGAGGGAGAAAGCAAGGGATGGCAGTAGGGAAAAGAGGGAGAGGTCCAActccaggaggaagagcagcagaGATAAAGAGAAGATTGAGCTCAAGGCCAAACCTATGAAG GTGGAAAGGGACTACGACAGGGAGAAGGACTACCAGAGTGACAGGGAGGGGTCGGCCACACCCAGCGAGGGCGTGACATCACCCTGCGTCCATCACAATGGCAGCTACAACACAAACACAGAGGATGACGCGGCCTCGCTCGCCGACAGCACTGAGTGA
- the srek1 gene encoding splicing regulatory glutamine/lysine-rich protein 1 isoform X4: MVHDQYVSSTGKIPEEAKALSLLAPAAPLAVPAVPSLMPGAGLLPLPTPAPIQTPLSVPIVSLAALPAALDPSVSALAVTGAGGVSSSAQPPLMGNVDPSKVNEIRRTVYVGNLNSQTTTAEQLLEFFKQVGDVKFVRMAGDETQPTRFAFVEFADQDSVSRALTFNGVMFGDRPLKINHSNNAIVKPPELTPQAAAKELEDVMKRVREAQSTIAAIIVEPEEVKKRSSSRSRRSRRSRTRSRSHSRSRTRRKRSRSRHRSRLSQRSRPKVSESHVSRGIHKRLSRSRSRDRRKEREQRTRGKEDVSRIIEHRQKEKKDKTPPKSYSASRRSMSTSRGHRRKSRDRSRSPRRKARSPSPKRGRKDKKREKARDGSREKRERSNSRRKSSRDKEKIELKAKPMKVERDYDREKDYQSDREGSATPSEGVTSPCVHHNGSYNTNTEDDAASLADSTE, from the exons ATGGTTCATGACCAATATGTTTCCAGTACAG GGAAGATCCCAGAAGAAGCCAAGGCCTTGTCTCTCTTGGCGCCTGCTGCCCCCCTTGCTGTTCCTGCTGTACCCAGCCTGATGCCAGGCGCCGGCCTGCTGCCCCTTCCCACCCCGGCCCCCATACAGACT CCGCTGAGTGTCCCCATAGTGAGCCTGGCGGCATTGCCGGCTGCCCTGGACCCTTCAGTGTCGGCCCTGGCTGTGACTGGAGCAGGTGGGGTGTCGTCCTCCGCCCAGCCCCCCCTCATGGGGAACGTGGATCCCTCCAAGGTGAACGAGATAAGGAGGACTGTCTACGTCGGCAACCTCAACTCGCAG ACCACTACTGCAGAGCAGCTGCTGGAATTCTTTAAGCAGGTGGGCGATGTCAAGTTTGTGCGCATGGCGGGGGACGAGACGCAGCCCACACGCTTCGCCTTTGTGGAGTTTGCCGACCAGGATTCAGTGTCCAGAGCGCTGACCTTTAACGGAGTCATGTTCGGGGACAGACCCTTGAA GATTAATCATTCCAACAATGCCATCGTGAAGCCCCCAGAGCTGACCCCTCAGGCTGCAGCCAAGGAGCTGGAGGACGTAATGAAGAGGGTCAGAGAGGCCCAGTCCACCATCGCCGCCATCATAGTAGAGCCAG AGGAGGTGAAGAAACGCTCATCCAGTCGCTCACGACGGTCCAGGAGATCCAGAACACGGTCACGATCGCATTCCCGCTCGAGAACGAGGAGGAAGCGGTCCCGTTCCAGGCACAG AAGCAGGCTCTCTCAGAGGTCGCGGCCCAAGGTCAGCGAGTCCCACGTCTCTCGGGGCATCCACAAGAGACTTTCGCGCTCCAGATCACG GGACAGGCGgaaagagagggagcagagaactAGAGGAAAGGAGGATGTCTCTCGGATTATAGAGCATAGGCAGAAGGAGAAAAAGGACAAAACACCTCCAAAAAGCTACAGTGCGTCCCGAAGGTCCATGAGCACGAGCAG GGGCCACAGAAGGAAGAGCAGGGATCGCTCTAGGAGTCCCAGAAGGAAAGCCAGGTCTCCGTCACCAAAGAG AGGGAGGAAAGACAAGAAGAGGGAGAAAGCAAGGGATGGCAGTAGGGAAAAGAGGGAGAGGTCCAActccaggaggaagagcagcagaGATAAAGAGAAGATTGAGCTCAAGGCCAAACCTATGAAG GTGGAAAGGGACTACGACAGGGAGAAGGACTACCAGAGTGACAGGGAGGGGTCGGCCACACCCAGCGAGGGCGTGACATCACCCTGCGTCCATCACAATGGCAGCTACAACACAAACACAGAGGATGACGCGGCCTCGCTCGCCGACAGCACTGAGTGA
- the srek1 gene encoding splicing regulatory glutamine/lysine-rich protein 1 isoform X1, which yields MSGIPGTAVIQITNLSSAVSSEQMRTLFGFLGDVEELRLYPPDNAPLPFSSKVCYIKYREPSSVGVAQHLTNTVFIDRALIVVPCAEGKIPEEAKALSLLAPAAPLAVPAVPSLMPGAGLLPLPTPAPIQTPLSVPIVSLAALPAALDPSVSALAVTGAGGVSSSAQPPLMGNVDPSKVNEIRRTVYVGNLNSQTTTAEQLLEFFKQVGDVKFVRMAGDETQPTRFAFVEFADQDSVSRALTFNGVMFGDRPLKINHSNNAIVKPPELTPQAAAKELEDVMKRVREAQSTIAAIIVEPEEVKKRSSSRSRRSRRSRTRSRSHSRSRTRRKRSRSRHRSRLSQRSRPKVSESHVSRGIHKRLSRSRSRDRRKEREQRTRGKEDVSRIIEHRQKEKKDKTPPKSYSASRRSMSTSRGHRRKSRDRSRSPRRKARSPSPKRGRKDKKREKARDGSREKRERSNSRRKSSRDKEKIELKAKPMKVERDYDREKDYQSDREGSATPSEGVTSPCVHHNGSYNTNTEDDAASLADSTE from the exons ATGAGTGGAATTCCAGGCACTGCTGTCATTCAAATCACCAATCTGTCGTCTGCCGTGAGTAGTGAGCAGATGCGCACTCTCTTCGGCTTTCTTGGGGACGTCGAGGAGTTACGGCTTTACCCTCCGGA TAATGCACCACTCCCCTTCTCGTCCAAAGTATGTTACATAAAGTATCGAGAGCCTTCCAGTGTTGGCGTGGCGCAACATTTAACCAACACTGTATTTATTGACAGAGCTTTGATAGTAGTCCCATGTGCAGAAG GGAAGATCCCAGAAGAAGCCAAGGCCTTGTCTCTCTTGGCGCCTGCTGCCCCCCTTGCTGTTCCTGCTGTACCCAGCCTGATGCCAGGCGCCGGCCTGCTGCCCCTTCCCACCCCGGCCCCCATACAGACT CCGCTGAGTGTCCCCATAGTGAGCCTGGCGGCATTGCCGGCTGCCCTGGACCCTTCAGTGTCGGCCCTGGCTGTGACTGGAGCAGGTGGGGTGTCGTCCTCCGCCCAGCCCCCCCTCATGGGGAACGTGGATCCCTCCAAGGTGAACGAGATAAGGAGGACTGTCTACGTCGGCAACCTCAACTCGCAG ACCACTACTGCAGAGCAGCTGCTGGAATTCTTTAAGCAGGTGGGCGATGTCAAGTTTGTGCGCATGGCGGGGGACGAGACGCAGCCCACACGCTTCGCCTTTGTGGAGTTTGCCGACCAGGATTCAGTGTCCAGAGCGCTGACCTTTAACGGAGTCATGTTCGGGGACAGACCCTTGAA GATTAATCATTCCAACAATGCCATCGTGAAGCCCCCAGAGCTGACCCCTCAGGCTGCAGCCAAGGAGCTGGAGGACGTAATGAAGAGGGTCAGAGAGGCCCAGTCCACCATCGCCGCCATCATAGTAGAGCCAG AGGAGGTGAAGAAACGCTCATCCAGTCGCTCACGACGGTCCAGGAGATCCAGAACACGGTCACGATCGCATTCCCGCTCGAGAACGAGGAGGAAGCGGTCCCGTTCCAGGCACAG AAGCAGGCTCTCTCAGAGGTCGCGGCCCAAGGTCAGCGAGTCCCACGTCTCTCGGGGCATCCACAAGAGACTTTCGCGCTCCAGATCACG GGACAGGCGgaaagagagggagcagagaactAGAGGAAAGGAGGATGTCTCTCGGATTATAGAGCATAGGCAGAAGGAGAAAAAGGACAAAACACCTCCAAAAAGCTACAGTGCGTCCCGAAGGTCCATGAGCACGAGCAG GGGCCACAGAAGGAAGAGCAGGGATCGCTCTAGGAGTCCCAGAAGGAAAGCCAGGTCTCCGTCACCAAAGAG AGGGAGGAAAGACAAGAAGAGGGAGAAAGCAAGGGATGGCAGTAGGGAAAAGAGGGAGAGGTCCAActccaggaggaagagcagcagaGATAAAGAGAAGATTGAGCTCAAGGCCAAACCTATGAAG GTGGAAAGGGACTACGACAGGGAGAAGGACTACCAGAGTGACAGGGAGGGGTCGGCCACACCCAGCGAGGGCGTGACATCACCCTGCGTCCATCACAATGGCAGCTACAACACAAACACAGAGGATGACGCGGCCTCGCTCGCCGACAGCACTGAGTGA
- the srek1 gene encoding splicing regulatory glutamine/lysine-rich protein 1 isoform X2 produces the protein MSGIPGTAVIQITNLSSAVSSEQMRTLFGFLGDVEELRLYPPDNAPLPFSSKVCYIKYREPSSVGVAQHLTNTVFIDRALIVVPCAEGKIPEEAKALSLLAPAAPLAVPAVPSLMPGAGLLPLPTPAPIQTPLSVPIVSLAALPAALDPSVSALAVTGAGGVSSSAQPPLMGNVDPSKVNEIRRTVYVGNLNSQTTTAEQLLEFFKQVGDVKFVRMAGDETQPTRFAFVEFADQDSVSRALTFNGVMFGDRPLKINHSNNAIVKPPELTPQAAAKELEDVMKRVREAQSTIAAIIVEPEEVKKRSSSRSRRSRRSRTRSRSHSRSRTRRKRSRSRHRSRLSQRSRPKVSESHVSRGIHKRLSRSRSRDRRKEREQRTRGKEDVSRIIEHRQKEKKDKTPPKSYSASRRSMSTSRGHRRKSRDRSRSPRRKARSPSPKRGRKDKKREKARDGSREKRERSNSRRKSSRDKEKIELKAKPMKVRRLML, from the exons ATGAGTGGAATTCCAGGCACTGCTGTCATTCAAATCACCAATCTGTCGTCTGCCGTGAGTAGTGAGCAGATGCGCACTCTCTTCGGCTTTCTTGGGGACGTCGAGGAGTTACGGCTTTACCCTCCGGA TAATGCACCACTCCCCTTCTCGTCCAAAGTATGTTACATAAAGTATCGAGAGCCTTCCAGTGTTGGCGTGGCGCAACATTTAACCAACACTGTATTTATTGACAGAGCTTTGATAGTAGTCCCATGTGCAGAAG GGAAGATCCCAGAAGAAGCCAAGGCCTTGTCTCTCTTGGCGCCTGCTGCCCCCCTTGCTGTTCCTGCTGTACCCAGCCTGATGCCAGGCGCCGGCCTGCTGCCCCTTCCCACCCCGGCCCCCATACAGACT CCGCTGAGTGTCCCCATAGTGAGCCTGGCGGCATTGCCGGCTGCCCTGGACCCTTCAGTGTCGGCCCTGGCTGTGACTGGAGCAGGTGGGGTGTCGTCCTCCGCCCAGCCCCCCCTCATGGGGAACGTGGATCCCTCCAAGGTGAACGAGATAAGGAGGACTGTCTACGTCGGCAACCTCAACTCGCAG ACCACTACTGCAGAGCAGCTGCTGGAATTCTTTAAGCAGGTGGGCGATGTCAAGTTTGTGCGCATGGCGGGGGACGAGACGCAGCCCACACGCTTCGCCTTTGTGGAGTTTGCCGACCAGGATTCAGTGTCCAGAGCGCTGACCTTTAACGGAGTCATGTTCGGGGACAGACCCTTGAA GATTAATCATTCCAACAATGCCATCGTGAAGCCCCCAGAGCTGACCCCTCAGGCTGCAGCCAAGGAGCTGGAGGACGTAATGAAGAGGGTCAGAGAGGCCCAGTCCACCATCGCCGCCATCATAGTAGAGCCAG AGGAGGTGAAGAAACGCTCATCCAGTCGCTCACGACGGTCCAGGAGATCCAGAACACGGTCACGATCGCATTCCCGCTCGAGAACGAGGAGGAAGCGGTCCCGTTCCAGGCACAG AAGCAGGCTCTCTCAGAGGTCGCGGCCCAAGGTCAGCGAGTCCCACGTCTCTCGGGGCATCCACAAGAGACTTTCGCGCTCCAGATCACG GGACAGGCGgaaagagagggagcagagaactAGAGGAAAGGAGGATGTCTCTCGGATTATAGAGCATAGGCAGAAGGAGAAAAAGGACAAAACACCTCCAAAAAGCTACAGTGCGTCCCGAAGGTCCATGAGCACGAGCAG GGGCCACAGAAGGAAGAGCAGGGATCGCTCTAGGAGTCCCAGAAGGAAAGCCAGGTCTCCGTCACCAAAGAG AGGGAGGAAAGACAAGAAGAGGGAGAAAGCAAGGGATGGCAGTAGGGAAAAGAGGGAGAGGTCCAActccaggaggaagagcagcagaGATAAAGAGAAGATTGAGCTCAAGGCCAAACCTATGAAGGTGAGAAGACTGATGCTATAG